AGGCTCATGGCTCTCGATCCATACGACATCGCCCTGTCGAAACTGGAGCGGAACAACCAGAAGGACCGCGATGATGTTCGTTTTCTTGCTCATTCGATACCGCTGGATCTTTCGGTATTAGAAGAACGCTACAAGGCAGAGTTACGTTGGCAGCTAGGGCGTCCCGATCGGGAAGACCTCACCATGCGCCTCTGGCTGGAGATGTTGCATGAGTGAGGGACTTGTGCCCTAGCTGGCTCGCTGGGGGCCCGACGCGCCGGGCAGGATCTTCTTCTTTTTGCGGCTGAGGACGAAGGACCGGCGCTTGCGGCGGATTTCGGACTTAGTGTCGATCTTCTTCCAGAAGCCGACGAAGTAGTCCACGGCCGAGATGATCGAGACGATGGCCATCCAGTAGATCGCGGTGATGGCGACCAGGTGCCAGTCGAAGATGAAGCCATAGATATTCCAGGTCTGCCAGCCGTGGTTCATGATGGCAGCCGTTACGCTGACGATCTGGAGCACCGTCTTGAGCTTGCCGATCTCGCTGGCTTCGATGGTGAAGCCCTCAGTGGACGCGATGGATCGCAGGCCGTTGACCAGGAACTCGCGGCCAATGACCAGGACAGCGATCCAGGCCTTCACGACGGAGGGCGTATAGCTGACCAGGCAGATGTATCCCGAGGTGATCAGGAGTTTGTCTGCCAGGGGGTCGAGCAGTATGCCGAGTGTGGTGACCTGGCCTCGTCGCCGGGCGAGATAGCCGTCGACGCCATCGGTGATGGAGGCGAGGATGAAGATGATCGAGGCAGTAATCTCCTGTGCACCAGGAATGTCCTTCCAGGGAAAGACCGGGGACAGCGCCCAGATGAGCAGGGGGACGCTGGCAATGCGGCTCATCGTGATGGAGTTCGGGAGATTCACGGCAACTTTATTCTAGTCACTCGCCCGGGATTGCCGCCAAGCAAAACAGTGGATCGCTCGATCCACTGTTTTGCTTGAGCGTTAAGCGTAGATGCCGCGCTGGCGGATGTTGTAGGCAACGCGATCGATAGCCAGCATGTAGGCTGCGATGCGGTTGTTGACGTTGTGGGCCTGGGCATAGCGGACGACGTCCGCGAAGCTCTCGGCCATGGTTTTGTCGAGGCGTGCATTGACCTCTTCCTCGGTCCAGAAGAGGCCCATGCGGTCCTGCACCCACTCGAAGTAGCTGGTGGTGACACCGCCGGCGTTAGCCATGATGTCAGGAATGACGAAGATCTTCTTGTCTGCGAGGATCTCGTCGGCGATGGGAGTAGTGGGGCCGTTGGCGCCTTCGCACAGGATGCGGGCCTGGATGCGCTCCGCATTGCGGCTGGTGATGACGTTTTCGGTGGCTGCGGGAAGAAGGATGTCGGTCTTCCAGGTGAGCAACTCCAAAGGATCAACCGCCTCGGCGTCCTTGAACCCGACGACGGTGCCGGCTTGCTGCTTGTACTTCAGCAGGGCATGGATGTCGAGGCCATTGGCGTTATAGACGCCGCCGTCGTGCTCTGCGATGCCGATGACGTCGTAACCCTTCTCACAGAGAAGCTTGGCGGCGTTGGAGCCGACGTTGCCGAAGCCCTGGACGATGACCTTGCAGCCTTCGCGGGCGATGCCGAGGTGCTTCAGGGCTTCATCGCAGACGACGCTGAGGCCGCGTCCGGTAGCAGCGGTACGGCCGCGAGAACCGCCGATGTTGACCGGCTTTCCGGTAACGACGGCGGTTACGGTCTGGCGCATGTGCATGGAGTAGGTATCCATGATCCAGGCCATGGTCTGCTCGTTGGTGTTAATGTCCGGGGCGGGAATGTCCTTTTCAGGGCCAATAAACTCCATGAGCTCTGCAGTAAAGCGGCGGGTGAGCCGTTCGAGCTCGCCCTGGCTCATCTTGTGCGGGTCGCAGATAACGCCGCCTTTGGCGCCACCGAAGGGAATGTTGACGACGGCGCACTTCCAGGTCATCCAGCTTGCCAGGGCTCGCACCTCATCGAGAGAGACGTCCGGGGAGTAGCGGATACCGCCCTTGGCCGGACCGCGGGCCATCGAATGCTGCACGCGGTAGCCGGTAAAGACTTCAATTTTTCCGTTGTCCATCAGAACGGGGAAATGGACGATGATCTCGCGACTTGGCTGACGTAGAACTTTTTGTAGACCTTCTTCGAGCCCGAGTTTTTCTGCCGCTTCATTGAAGCGGGCTTCCTGCGCTGCCCAGGGGTTGGTTTCCTGGTCAAGCGTCAAAATTTCGTTCACCTGCATTTTTTTGTCCTTCATGGTTGTCGCTGTCAGCAGCGTCTCTCCGGCCGTCGTGCTGCCACGGTATAGATCGGCAGCGGAACTGGTTCGACCAGACCGGTCGGTGGCCAAACCGCACGAGTATAGGACGCCAAAAACATGAACTGCAACCTACAAAAGGGGATAAAAGGCATTGAATAATTGAATGATTGAATTAAGCCTCAGCAGCCCTCAGGGAGGGGCATTATTCAATCATTCAATTATTCAATCCTCTTCAATCCCCTCGTACCAGGTACTCGTCGGCGATAACGGCCACAAGGGCGGCGGTGGGGACGGCTACCAGGGCTCCGACGATGCCGGCGACGGCGGTGCCGCAGAGCAGAGCGACCAGGACGGTGATGCCCATCAGGTCGACGCTGGAGCGCATGATGCGGGGTACCAGCCAGGCATTTTCTACCTGGGAATAGATGACGTAGAAGAGCAGGACGAGGAAGGCCTTGGTCCAGGAGTCAACCGCGGCGACGCAGAACACAATGATGATGGTGATGAGGTTGCCGGCCACGGGAATGATGTTGGTGATACCCATCAGGACTCCCAGCAGCATGAAGTAGCGGACGTGCAGCGAGAAGAAGACGATGATGCTGTACACCCCCTGGATGGCCATGAGCGAGAGTTGGCCGATGAGCCAGCGGCTGACGCGCAGCTCTGCCTTTTGCAGAGTCATATCCAGGCGGATACGGTAGATGGCTGGCACCATGGAGAGGAAGTAGCGGTAAACGGTATCGCCCTCAAGGATGAAGTAGATCGTGAGGATGACCGCCATGATGATGTCGGCGATACGGGCGATCCATTTCGGCAAGCCGGCGACGATGTAGCCGGCAGTGGCGGAGAGAACCTGCTCGACATGTTGGGTGACCGAATCGATGCCAAGCCTGTCCGCCATGGGAATGCGCTTGACTTTGGCAATTGCTCCGGGAATCCGGGCGGGGAGGTCTTGCGCGAAGTCTTTCAGATCGGAGATGACCGGTGGAAGACCGAGCCAGAAGAGCAAGGTCAGCAGACCGAAGATGCCGATCATCAGAACGAGAACGGAGACCCCTTTGTTAGGGCTCCAGCTCCAGACCTTCCAGCGCATGATGGCATGTACCACCGGCGTAAGCACCACGGCGAAGATGGCTGAGACGTAGAGGATCTCGAACTCGTGCATCAGCTTCCAGGCGAGGAAACCGGCGAGCATGACCAGAAAGGTAAAGAGGATATAGCCGCGAATCTCGCGGGCTCGGTCTTTCGGGGGATTGATGATGGGTGGTTCCACCAGGCGCAGGTCTCCGTGCAACGCAGCTTTCGTCAAAGCATACGATGCAGGAACTGCGCCTGGCGGGGAACTTAACGCGTGCGCAACTCCTCAATCAACCGGGCGACGGTCTCAGCCGGGGTGAGCGGCTCGGTGTCCACGATGATGTGGGCGGCGCGCTGGTATTGCGGACGACGTGCCTTGAAGCGGGCAGCGGCAGTGTCCGGATCCTTGAGCACAGGACGGATTGCGGCATCCGGCTGAAGCACGCAGCGATCGAAGAGGATCTCGAACGGAGCATCGAGGAAGACCGTAAGGGTATTGGGCTTCTGTTCGAGAAGGAGGCGATTGGTGAGCGACTCCAACGCTCCGCCACCGAGGGCGATGACAGCGTTGTGACGGCCAAGAGCTGCCGCCAGGGCGCGGGTCTCGAGCTGCCGGAAGCCGGGCTCACCGTGTTGGGTGAAGAGCTCGGCGATGGTGGCGGCGTGCGTAGTTTCGATGAGGTGATCGAGATCGCAGAACTCCCAGCCAAGCTCCCTGGCCAGGGCCCGGCCAACCGTCGATTTGCCGGCTCCCATATAGCCTGTCAGCACCACGCGTTCGGCGGTGGTGGCAGTCGGTGATGGAGTTTGGGGTTGGGGTTTATTTGCGCTTTCGACGGTCACCATTTCATTGTCCTCTTTTGTGGCTGGATTTGGGTAAAACAAAAGCCGCGACCTTGGTGGTCGCGGCTCGGGTCTTGAAACTTGGGCTTTCTGCTGGATTTAGGGTTTTATCCCTGGAACGCACGCCCGCGCTTCGCCTGAGCCGCTACTGGCCACCAGTAGCGGTAGGTAAAGCAAAAGCCGGGCTGGAATGCGCGCATCCGCATGTCAGTTGTAGAGACTAGCCTCCAGAACGGGAAGTTGCAAGAAATAGTTCTGGTTTGGGGCTGGCCCGCGACTTTAGGGGTGGTTCGGCGTCTGACTGGGAAATGAGGTAAGTATGATGCGTTTGTTGGGTTTAGCGGTGCTGGTGGCATGGGCGATACCGGTAATGATTCCCCAGCGGGCAGTTGGGCAGGGAAGCGGTAATTCCCTGACGGAGCGCCAGCGCCTGGTGAAACAGGCGCAGGAAGCGTTCGACCGGGAAATGGCGCGTGAAAAGGCCGGGGATTGCCGGGGAGTCTCGACGACTCGCGAGGTGCTTGAATGTCTCGAGAAGGAAGGCAATACCAGCGAGGCCAATTACAAGGCCTTTACCGGCGCACTTCGGAAGATGCTCGCATCGTACGGCGATGATGCTTCTGGATCACAGGAGTTGGTGCAGGAGTTCGACGCGATTGAAGGCGCATGGAGAGGGTATAAGAAGCAGATGTGTATGGCTGCTTACGACCTGAATAAGGGCGGGACGATTGCTCCGGTGAATGAAGGAACGTGTCATCAGACACTCTTGCGCGGCCATATGCGTGAGCTGCGGGATGTGTACGACCACCTGTGGATACAGTGATGGCGAAGTGAAGGTCGAGCCCCTGTCCCTAAGGGGACAGGGCATCCGCAGCCGAGGTTATTTCTTAGATCGTCTCGCGAGGTTCGGTCATCTTTTGCGGGTCGAGGATCTCGGTGATTTGTTCGTCGGTGAGGAGTTCTTTTTCGCGGGCGAGGGAGAGGATACCTTTGCCGCTGGCGATGGACTCTTTCACCAGTTCTGCCGCCTTGGCATAGCCGATGTAGGGATTGAGTGCCGTCGCCAGGGAAACGGTGGACTCTGCATAGAAGGCGCAGCGATCTTCGTTGGCGGTGATGCCGGCGATGCAGCGCTGATCGAACTCACGCAGCGTGTTGGTCAGAATATGGATCGACTGCAGTGTGTTGTAGGTGATGGTGGGCATCATCACGTTCAGTTCAAGCTGTCCTGCCTGCACGGCATAGCCGATGGCGGTGTCGTTGCCGATGACCTGGAAGGCGACCATGGCGGCAAGCTCTGCCAGCACCGGATTCACCTTGCCGGGCATGATGCTGGAGCCGGGCTGCAGGGCGGGAAGTTGAATCTCATTCAGGCCGGTGTTGGGGCCGCTGGCGAGCAGGCGCAGGTCGTTGGAGATGCGGATGACCTCAAGAGCAAGCGTGCGCAGCGATCCTGAGAGGTCCGCCATCGCTGCACAGCTCTGCATGGCATAGCGCATATCGGGCGCGGGGCAGAGCGGCTGCCTGGTCAGTGTCGAGAGGTTCTGGATGGCCAGAGCACGGTACTGCGGGTGGGTATTGAGCCCGGTGCCGACGGCCGAGCCTCCCAGGCCAAGCTCGCGCAGGCTCGCAGAGGTGCGGCTGATCGTGCGGCAGGAGTGGGCGATGGCCAGACCGTAGGCCGCGAACTCCTGCCCCAGGCGGATGGGCGTCGCGTCCTGCATGTGGGTGCGTCCGGACTTGAGGACGTGGTCGAACTCCTCCGCCTTCTTCGCGAACGTGGCGGAAAGCGACTTCAGCACCGGGTAGAGGTCTTCGAGAGCCAGCAGCGCGGAGAGGCGCATGGCCGTCGGAAAGACATCGTTGGTCGACTGGCCATAATTGACGTGGTCGTTGGGATGCACCTTCTCGTAGCTGCCGAGCTTCGCGCCCAGGATCTGGTTGGCGCGGTTGGCGATAACCTCATTGGTGTTCATGTGGAAGCTGACACCGGCGCCGGCCTGGAAGACGTCGACCACGAACTGGTCATGGTGCTTG
This genomic window from Terriglobus albidus contains:
- the pgsA gene encoding CDP-diacylglycerol--glycerol-3-phosphate 3-phosphatidyltransferase gives rise to the protein MNLPNSITMSRIASVPLLIWALSPVFPWKDIPGAQEITASIIFILASITDGVDGYLARRRGQVTTLGILLDPLADKLLITSGYICLVSYTPSVVKAWIAVLVIGREFLVNGLRSIASTEGFTIEASEIGKLKTVLQIVSVTAAIMNHGWQTWNIYGFIFDWHLVAITAIYWMAIVSIISAVDYFVGFWKKIDTKSEIRRKRRSFVLSRKKKKILPGASGPQRAS
- a CDS encoding Glu/Leu/Phe/Val family dehydrogenase, with the protein product MKDKKMQVNEILTLDQETNPWAAQEARFNEAAEKLGLEEGLQKVLRQPSREIIVHFPVLMDNGKIEVFTGYRVQHSMARGPAKGGIRYSPDVSLDEVRALASWMTWKCAVVNIPFGGAKGGVICDPHKMSQGELERLTRRFTAELMEFIGPEKDIPAPDINTNEQTMAWIMDTYSMHMRQTVTAVVTGKPVNIGGSRGRTAATGRGLSVVCDEALKHLGIAREGCKVIVQGFGNVGSNAAKLLCEKGYDVIGIAEHDGGVYNANGLDIHALLKYKQQAGTVVGFKDAEAVDPLELLTWKTDILLPAATENVITSRNAERIQARILCEGANGPTTPIADEILADKKIFVIPDIMANAGGVTTSYFEWVQDRMGLFWTEEEVNARLDKTMAESFADVVRYAQAHNVNNRIAAYMLAIDRVAYNIRQRGIYA
- a CDS encoding AI-2E family transporter; translated protein: MEPPIINPPKDRAREIRGYILFTFLVMLAGFLAWKLMHEFEILYVSAIFAVVLTPVVHAIMRWKVWSWSPNKGVSVLVLMIGIFGLLTLLFWLGLPPVISDLKDFAQDLPARIPGAIAKVKRIPMADRLGIDSVTQHVEQVLSATAGYIVAGLPKWIARIADIIMAVILTIYFILEGDTVYRYFLSMVPAIYRIRLDMTLQKAELRVSRWLIGQLSLMAIQGVYSIIVFFSLHVRYFMLLGVLMGITNIIPVAGNLITIIIVFCVAAVDSWTKAFLVLLFYVIYSQVENAWLVPRIMRSSVDLMGITVLVALLCGTAVAGIVGALVAVPTAALVAVIADEYLVRGD
- a CDS encoding shikimate kinase — its product is MVTVESANKPQPQTPSPTATTAERVVLTGYMGAGKSTVGRALARELGWEFCDLDHLIETTHAATIAELFTQHGEPGFRQLETRALAAALGRHNAVIALGGGALESLTNRLLLEQKPNTLTVFLDAPFEILFDRCVLQPDAAIRPVLKDPDTAAARFKARRPQYQRAAHIIVDTEPLTPAETVARLIEELRTR
- a CDS encoding lysozyme inhibitor LprI family protein; translated protein: MMRLLGLAVLVAWAIPVMIPQRAVGQGSGNSLTERQRLVKQAQEAFDREMAREKAGDCRGVSTTREVLECLEKEGNTSEANYKAFTGALRKMLASYGDDASGSQELVQEFDAIEGAWRGYKKQMCMAAYDLNKGGTIAPVNEGTCHQTLLRGHMRELRDVYDHLWIQ
- a CDS encoding aspartate ammonia-lyase, whose protein sequence is MKTRTEKDSLGTIELPADALYGAQTARAIRNFPISGMRAHPALIRAIAAIKMAAAEANRDLGTVTADRANAIMAAAREILDGKHHDQFVVDVFQAGAGVSFHMNTNEVIANRANQILGAKLGSYEKVHPNDHVNYGQSTNDVFPTAMRLSALLALEDLYPVLKSLSATFAKKAEEFDHVLKSGRTHMQDATPIRLGQEFAAYGLAIAHSCRTISRTSASLRELGLGGSAVGTGLNTHPQYRALAIQNLSTLTRQPLCPAPDMRYAMQSCAAMADLSGSLRTLALEVIRISNDLRLLASGPNTGLNEIQLPALQPGSSIMPGKVNPVLAELAAMVAFQVIGNDTAIGYAVQAGQLELNVMMPTITYNTLQSIHILTNTLREFDQRCIAGITANEDRCAFYAESTVSLATALNPYIGYAKAAELVKESIASGKGILSLAREKELLTDEQITEILDPQKMTEPRETI